The genomic interval CCAACTGTCCATTACGATCTTCCTTATCCCTCATCCCGTTCGGCTGAACGCTCACATCGAAGCCTCATCCCTCATCCCTCCACCTTTTATCCCTCATCCTTCATCCTTTCACCCTATGCCTCTTAACGTTGGTGACCCCGCCCCCGATTTCAGTTTGCCGGATGGCAAAGGCAATATCGTTCGGCTTGCTGACCTAAAAGGCAAGCGGGTTGTGCTGTACTTCTATCCCCGCGACAATACGCCAGGGTGTACCAAAGAAGCGTGTAACTTCCGCGATACCTACCCCGAATTTCAGGAGAAAGACGTAGTAGTTCTGGGCGTCAGCACTGACGATGCCAAATCCCACGAAAAATTTACGACTAAGTTTAACCTGCCGTTTCCGCTTCTAACGGACGAAGA from Kovacikia minuta CCNUW1 carries:
- the bcp gene encoding thioredoxin-dependent thiol peroxidase, which codes for MPLNVGDPAPDFSLPDGKGNIVRLADLKGKRVVLYFYPRDNTPGCTKEACNFRDTYPEFQEKDVVVLGVSTDDAKSHEKFTTKFNLPFPLLTDEDGKVATTYDSYGLKKFMGKEYMGISRNTFVIDPDGRIEKIYKKVKPETHAEAILADLV